One segment of Terriglobia bacterium DNA contains the following:
- the rfbD gene encoding dTDP-4-dehydrorhamnose reductase gives MKVAVIGGNGQLGRDAGSAFADEGNEVTSLTHQEIEVSSLASVRESLSALRPDLVVNTSAFHHVEKCEADPAHAFAINGIGARNLAQVTQEMDATLMHISTDYVFDGRKNAPYTEADEPGPLNVYGNTKLSGELFVRSTNPRHFVVRTSAIYGENPCRAKGGLNFVELMLKLSKERDELRVVDDEFVTPTPTVQIAQQLVRLSRSSDYGLYHATAEGSCSWFEFAAAIFALTKTNIRLEPARPGEFPVKVARPKYSVLENKALKSKSLNVFTHWKEGLENYLARRAQAASLISA, from the coding sequence ATGAAAGTTGCAGTAATCGGCGGGAACGGCCAACTGGGCCGGGATGCAGGTTCAGCTTTCGCCGATGAAGGCAACGAGGTCACGAGCCTTACACATCAGGAGATAGAAGTTTCCTCGCTGGCATCAGTCCGTGAGTCGCTCAGCGCGTTGCGGCCTGATCTGGTGGTAAACACCTCGGCGTTTCATCATGTGGAGAAATGCGAGGCCGATCCGGCGCATGCATTTGCCATCAATGGTATTGGGGCGCGCAATCTGGCCCAGGTCACCCAGGAGATGGATGCGACGCTGATGCACATCAGCACAGATTACGTGTTCGACGGGCGCAAGAATGCTCCGTATACGGAAGCCGATGAGCCAGGTCCGCTGAACGTATATGGCAATACCAAACTCTCCGGCGAATTATTTGTGCGTTCCACCAACCCGCGCCATTTTGTAGTGCGAACGTCCGCGATTTACGGCGAAAATCCTTGCCGCGCCAAGGGCGGATTGAATTTTGTAGAACTGATGCTGAAGCTCTCTAAGGAACGCGACGAACTCAGGGTGGTGGACGATGAATTTGTCACGCCCACGCCCACCGTGCAGATCGCACAGCAACTAGTGCGGCTGAGCCGTTCCTCAGATTACGGGCTGTATCACGCTACTGCTGAAGGCAGTTGTTCGTGGTTTGAATTTGCCGCAGCCATTTTCGCCCTGACGAAGACCAACATTCGTCTGGAACCGGCCCGGCCCGGAGAATTCCCCGTAAAGGTGGCGCGGCCAAAGTATTCTGTCCTTGAGAACAAGGCGTTGAAGAGCAAATCCCTGAACGTTTTCACTCACTGGAAAGAGGGTCTGGAAAATTATTTGGCTCGTCGGGCGCAAGCCGCGAGCCTGATTTCCGCCTGA
- a CDS encoding glycosyltransferase family 4 protein, whose amino-acid sequence MEQQHTSILCLMKIAIDVHSLGTQSGGNETYCRQLLRGLAQSPEENQYELFYTNPSALSAVDSAGGAFHFTPISKNPIVRICAVLPRLLAQTKPDVFHAQYVLPPFIKMKTVLAIHDLAHEHFPEFFHPVEAFRMKTLVRWSAKRASHIMTISEFSGADIARRFDIPREKITVAHLAASPDFHPRDKAQSQEHLARRYGLTFPFILYVGRIQARKNLPRLVEAYARLRKQGLDARLVMVGKRDWQSGQLLDKIKELGLEDCVIFPGFVPFEDLPLFYNGAEVFVFPSFFEGFGLPVVESMASGVPTITSFGSSLEEVAGDGALLIDPSDTDSITAALGKVLGDPALQKDLAARGLERSKQFTAGNLAEKALGVYRSLA is encoded by the coding sequence ATGGAGCAGCAGCACACCAGCATTCTCTGCCTGATGAAAATTGCCATTGACGTACACAGCTTAGGCACTCAATCCGGAGGCAATGAAACATATTGCCGCCAGCTTCTCCGCGGGCTTGCGCAGTCCCCCGAAGAGAATCAGTATGAACTTTTTTATACCAATCCGTCCGCGTTAAGCGCCGTAGATTCTGCGGGCGGAGCGTTTCACTTTACTCCCATTTCTAAAAACCCAATCGTAAGGATTTGTGCCGTTCTCCCGCGCCTGCTTGCTCAAACAAAGCCGGATGTTTTCCACGCCCAGTATGTGCTGCCCCCATTCATTAAAATGAAGACTGTTCTGGCGATCCACGATCTGGCGCACGAGCATTTTCCAGAGTTCTTTCATCCAGTGGAAGCGTTTCGGATGAAGACGCTGGTGCGATGGTCGGCAAAACGCGCCAGCCATATCATGACAATCTCGGAGTTTTCGGGAGCTGATATTGCCCGGCGCTTTGATATTCCGCGCGAAAAGATCACCGTGGCGCACCTGGCCGCATCACCAGACTTCCATCCCAGAGATAAAGCGCAAAGCCAGGAGCATTTGGCCCGGAGATATGGCCTTACTTTTCCTTTTATCTTGTACGTGGGGAGGATTCAGGCGCGAAAAAATCTACCGCGTCTGGTGGAAGCCTACGCGCGCTTGCGCAAGCAGGGTTTGGACGCAAGACTGGTGATGGTCGGAAAAAGGGACTGGCAATCCGGACAACTCTTGGACAAGATCAAGGAGCTTGGGCTCGAGGATTGCGTTATCTTTCCCGGATTTGTCCCATTTGAGGACCTGCCACTCTTTTATAACGGCGCTGAAGTTTTTGTTTTCCCCTCATTCTTTGAGGGCTTTGGATTGCCTGTGGTGGAAAGCATGGCCAGTGGCGTTCCCACAATCACTTCCTTCGGGTCTTCCTTGGAGGAGGTCGCTGGCGATGGCGCGCTCCTCATCGATCCGAGCGACACGGATTCAATAACGGCTGCGCTCGGCAAAGTCCTTGGCGATCCTGCCCTGCAGAAAGATTTAGCCGCGCGCGGTTTGGAAAGAAGTAAGCAGTTCACTGCTGGTAATCTGGCCGAAAAAGCACTGGGTGTGTACCGCTCGCTGGCTTAA
- a CDS encoding class I SAM-dependent methyltransferase encodes MCKTILDVGGGRNTWEVLGRSAGVTILNILPPADTGGFNYVQASACDIPFPDKSFDLAFSNSAIEHVGSEGNQFKFASEMMRVGKRIYCQTPSRVFPIDPHLSAPFLHWLPSSWLTPKFLRYFTLNGWLWRKPYQYDVTWISKKKLQKMFPRCKITTERFLLMPKSFTVTN; translated from the coding sequence TTGTGCAAAACAATTCTGGATGTTGGCGGAGGACGTAATACGTGGGAGGTCCTTGGGCGGTCGGCAGGCGTCACGATTCTGAATATTCTTCCTCCGGCAGATACAGGCGGCTTCAACTACGTCCAGGCATCTGCCTGTGACATACCTTTTCCCGACAAGTCTTTTGATCTGGCTTTTTCAAATTCGGCCATCGAGCATGTGGGGAGTGAAGGGAACCAGTTTAAATTTGCCAGCGAGATGATGCGCGTAGGCAAGCGGATCTACTGCCAAACACCCTCGCGTGTCTTTCCCATTGATCCACATCTCAGCGCGCCTTTTCTTCATTGGCTGCCAAGTTCCTGGTTGACGCCGAAATTCCTGCGTTACTTTACATTGAACGGCTGGTTATGGAGAAAGCCGTATCAATATGACGTGACGTGGATTTCCAAAAAGAAGCTGCAAAAGATGTTTCCCAGGTGCAAAATCACAACCGAGCGGTTTCTGCTGATGCCAAAATCTTTTACTGTCACGAACTAA
- a CDS encoding threonine/serine dehydratase, whose product MSYSARPRVPDAVAKLAAQVIDAAERIRPVVVETPVEKIEGLSPDEGADLFFKLENLQKTGSFKLRGASNKILSLSPAEAVRGVIAASNGNHGLGVAAAAKAAGITAEVYVSNHVSPSKARRIEEYGARIKRSGDDPLEAELAARAAASEQGKVFISPYNDIHVMAGQGTIAVDLLRQLPLLDAIFVAVGGGGLIGGIGAHIKRASPQTELVGCWPENSPVLYESIKAGRILDVAERPTLSESTAGGLEPVSVTLEICSHVIDASVLVSETEILDAMRKVRALKGWIIEGAAAVAVAAFLKNADHYKRKKVAVVICGANVSEKVLSALG is encoded by the coding sequence ATGAGTTATAGTGCCCGGCCAAGAGTGCCCGATGCCGTCGCCAAACTGGCAGCCCAGGTCATAGATGCGGCTGAAAGAATTCGACCGGTCGTGGTCGAAACTCCAGTCGAGAAAATTGAGGGCTTATCTCCCGACGAGGGCGCTGATCTCTTTTTCAAGTTGGAGAACCTGCAGAAGACCGGCTCATTTAAGCTTCGCGGCGCCAGCAACAAGATCCTTTCTCTCTCGCCCGCAGAAGCTGTACGGGGAGTGATCGCCGCTTCTAATGGCAATCATGGATTGGGAGTCGCCGCCGCTGCAAAAGCAGCCGGCATCACCGCTGAGGTCTATGTCTCCAACCATGTTTCTCCTTCCAAAGCCCGGCGCATTGAGGAATATGGAGCCCGGATCAAGCGTAGCGGAGACGATCCGCTTGAAGCCGAGTTGGCGGCGCGGGCCGCCGCGTCCGAGCAAGGCAAGGTATTCATTTCACCTTATAACGATATTCACGTAATGGCCGGCCAGGGAACCATTGCCGTTGATTTGCTGCGCCAACTGCCGCTGCTGGACGCAATATTTGTCGCCGTGGGTGGCGGCGGACTCATTGGCGGAATCGGCGCTCACATTAAACGCGCTTCTCCCCAGACAGAACTTGTCGGCTGTTGGCCGGAAAACTCTCCCGTCCTTTATGAGTCGATCAAGGCTGGGCGTATCCTGGACGTTGCTGAACGGCCTACCCTTTCTGAAAGCACGGCCGGCGGTCTTGAGCCTGTCTCCGTGACCCTGGAAATCTGCTCCCACGTGATTGACGCCTCTGTCCTCGTATCAGAAACAGAGATTCTAGATGCCATGCGTAAGGTTCGCGCTTTGAAAGGATGGATCATTGAAGGCGCGGCCGCCGTTGCAGTCGCAGCCTTCCTGAAGAACGCTGACCACTATAAGAGAAAGAAAGTGGCTGTCGTCATCTGCGGAGCCAACGTTTCGGAGAAAGTGCTGTCGGCTCTGGGATGA